One Verrucomicrobiota bacterium genomic window carries:
- a CDS encoding aminotransferase class IV, whose translation MVHTFIQANTDGRLHDAAKPSISPLNRGFLYGDAIYEVWRTFDGVVFTFDEHWRRLEGSAAALHLTLPLTREELFAQIRRTAQAFFKKVGSKPALYIRLQVTRGGGAIGLDTRLAGCAGYVLLVQSLKEVPPEKREKGLRLSLATALRRNHPLTLNPAWKTGNYLNNLLCLREALARGADEVVMTSLRGEITEAAVSNVFFVKGRTLVTPRLQAGILSGITRRFILDRVAPRAGVKAAEKRVSAADLAGFEECFLSGTTKGIAPVCAIDGQRFRVGCATVTERLAESYAAEVKEHVAAHHELSVA comes from the coding sequence ATGGTTCACACGTTCATCCAAGCAAACACGGACGGACGGCTTCACGACGCCGCGAAGCCGTCGATCAGCCCGCTCAATCGCGGCTTTCTCTACGGCGACGCCATCTACGAAGTGTGGCGCACGTTCGACGGCGTCGTGTTCACCTTCGACGAGCACTGGCGGCGGCTCGAAGGCTCCGCCGCCGCGCTGCATCTGACGCTGCCGCTCACGCGGGAAGAATTGTTCGCGCAAATCCGCCGCACGGCGCAGGCGTTCTTCAAGAAGGTTGGCTCGAAGCCGGCGCTCTACATCCGGCTGCAAGTCACCCGCGGCGGCGGCGCCATCGGGCTGGACACGCGGCTCGCGGGCTGTGCGGGCTATGTGCTGCTCGTGCAGAGCCTCAAGGAAGTGCCGCCCGAGAAGCGCGAGAAGGGCTTGCGACTCAGCCTCGCCACGGCGCTGCGTCGCAACCACCCGCTCACGCTCAATCCCGCGTGGAAGACGGGCAACTACCTCAACAACCTGCTCTGCCTCCGCGAGGCGCTCGCGCGGGGCGCGGACGAGGTGGTGATGACGAGCTTGCGGGGCGAAATCACCGAGGCCGCGGTGTCGAACGTGTTCTTCGTCAAGGGACGCACGCTCGTCACGCCGCGGCTGCAGGCGGGGATTCTGTCGGGCATCACGCGGCGGTTCATCCTGGATCGGGTCGCGCCGCGCGCCGGCGTGAAGGCGGCGGAGAAGCGCGTGAGCGCGGCGGACCTCGCCGGATTCGAGGAGTGTTTCTTGAGCGGCACGACGAAGGGCATCGCGCCGGTGTGCGCGATTGACGGGCAGCGTTTTCGAGTCGGGTGCGCGACCGTGACGGAGCGGCTTGCCGAATCCTACGCAGCCGAGGTGAAGGAGCATGTTGCGGCGCACCATGAGTTGAGCGTAGCCTGA
- a CDS encoding F0F1 ATP synthase subunit epsilon: protein MATLKLEIVTPEAKIYSEDVDMVTLPGIEGELGIYPQHVPLMTQVVSGEIIARKGGQDHHLAVGDGFVEITGDRVAILTDMAMKADDIDEAKAEEARKRAESRLQEKLTGEETASVQAALAHSLAQLHVKRRQRK, encoded by the coding sequence ATGGCCACGCTCAAACTCGAAATCGTCACGCCCGAGGCGAAGATCTACTCCGAGGACGTGGACATGGTCACGCTGCCCGGCATTGAGGGCGAGCTCGGCATCTATCCGCAACACGTTCCGCTCATGACGCAGGTCGTGTCCGGCGAAATCATCGCACGCAAAGGCGGGCAGGACCACCATCTCGCCGTCGGCGATGGCTTCGTTGAGATCACCGGCGACCGCGTGGCCATCCTCACCGACATGGCGATGAAGGCCGACGACATTGACGAGGCGAAGGCCGAGGAAGCCCGCAAGCGCGCCGAGTCACGATTGCAGGAGAAGCTCACCGGCGAGGAAACCGCGTCCGTCCAGGCCGCGCTCGCGCACTCGCTTGCTCAACTCCACGTCAAGCGCCGACAGCGCAAGTAG